In the genome of Streptomyces aquilus, the window TCGGGGGGCGCCGCAGCCTGTGCGGTGTGCCATTCGGTACGGAATGATCTTTGTGAACCTCGACCAACGAGACCATCGGCTGGTGGAACCGGAATCCCCCACCCCACGGACCATCTCAGCCACCCCCCGCAGTGCCTGACGCGATTCCCCCGTCGTAACAGATCGCTCAGGCGCTTCCCCCCGCAGCGGCGTCACCGTGACCTGAACACGGTGACGCCGCTGCAGTTTTGAGGGACATTTCCGGGTATCGGCCCTTTCTGGCCGTTGGCTGAAAATCGCCAGCGACGCCTGCGGTGCTCGCGGGGCCGCCGCTCAGCCGCGCCCCAGCGCCCGCGTCAGTTCGATCTCGATCACCACCCGGGACGGGTTCGGCGACGGCGTGCGCTCATAGCGCTCCGCGTACCGCCGCTCGGCCTCCGCCACCCGCTCCGGATCGGTCCGGACGTACGCCCGCCCCTCCAGCGTCGCCCACCGTCTCCCGGCCACCTGGCACACCGCGACCAGCGCCCCGGAAGGGCCCGCCGCCCGCACGTGCCCCACCTTCGCGCTCGACTTGTTCGTGATCACCCGAGCGAGCCGCGCCTCCGGGTCGTATGTCACTCCGACCGGCACCACGTGCGGACTGCCGTCCGGGCGCAGGGTCGTCAGGGTGCACAGGTGCCGTTCCCGCCAGAAGCTGAGGTAGAGCGGGTCCGGTGCGCCGGGGTCCTGGGTGTACGTCGTCGCCATGCCCCGGAACTTAACCCCGGCAGAAGGGGAACCCGGTCCCCGACCCCTCCCGGGCCGCACCTTGAGTGGAATAGACTCAACTTTGTGTACGTTGACTGAGTCAGACTCAGGAGAGCCGCCGACATCGAGGAGGAGTACGGACACGTGGACGCCGAGCTGACCAACCGGAGCCGGGACGCGATCAACGCGGCCGAGAAGCGCGCCGCCGCCGAGGGGCACCCCGACCTGACCCCCGCTCACCTGCTCCTGGCTCTGCTCCAGGGGCAGGACAACGAGAACATCGTGGATCTGCTGGCCGCCGTCGAGGCCGACCTCGCCGCCGTCCGCGCCGGAGCCGAGAAGATCCTCGCCGGTCTGCCCAGCGTGACCGGCTCCACCGTCGCGCCCCCGCAGCCCAGCCGCGAACTGCTCGCCGTCGTCAACGACGCCGCGACCCGTGCCAAGGACCTCGGTGACGAGTACCTCTCCACCGAGCACCTCCTCATCGGCATCGCCGCCAAGGGCGGCCAGGCCGGGGACGTACTCTCCTCGCAGGGGGCCGACGCCAGGAAGTTGCAGGACGCCTTCCAGAAGGCGAGGGGAGGAAGAAGGGTGACCACCGCCGATCCCGAGGGCTCCTACAAGGCCCTGGAGAAGTTCGGTACCGACTTCACCGCCGCCGCGCGCGAGGGGAAGCTCGACCCCGTCATCGGACGGGACCAGGAGATCCGGCGCGTGGTGCAGGTGCTCAGCCGCCGTACCAAGAACAATCC includes:
- a CDS encoding pyridoxamine 5'-phosphate oxidase family protein, whose translation is MATTYTQDPGAPDPLYLSFWRERHLCTLTTLRPDGSPHVVPVGVTYDPEARLARVITNKSSAKVGHVRAAGPSGALVAVCQVAGRRWATLEGRAYVRTDPERVAEAERRYAERYERTPSPNPSRVVIEIELTRALGRG